GATGAGCCAAGGCTTTCAACGCATGGATTTGGTTACCCGCGAAGAGTTTGATATTCAGTCGAAGGTCTTGGCTAAGACCCGTGAAAAATTAGAAGCGCTTGAAGCAAAAGTAGCGGCTCTCGAAAACAAATCCTAATGCTCTTGGTTGTTCTCTAGGTTGTCACTGGAGTATTTTCTTCTTCATCGTCATCACGAAAGAATGCGGCAGGATAGTATTTGGGTGCAATCAAGAACCAAATAAAGCCAGCAATTTGCACGACTAGAAATACGGCTAACGCCAAATCATAAGCGCTGGTTTTATTCCATCCCATGGCAATTCCGAAATCCAATAGATGGCCAATGCCCCATTGCACAATAAAGGCGCCTATAAAGAGTGTGAGGTTGTATGTAGTACTGACTCTTCCTGAATAGTGTTTCGGAAAATACAAAACAATAATGCTTTGTGCCAACACAAAGGAAGCGCAGGTAATAGCAAATAAATACCACCAGATCCATACCAAGGGTGTTTGCCAAAAATACGCACAGGCTTGCATGACCATTGAAGCACCGACCATCCAGGTCATATAACGCA
This genomic window from Polynucleobacter sp. MWH-UH24A contains:
- a CDS encoding accessory factor UbiK family protein: MQKPSQLFEQMQTIAVDMQNKIGEVIRNSPAKDIEKNVRAMMSQGFQRMDLVTREEFDIQSKVLAKTREKLEALEAKVAALENKS